The Besnoitia besnoiti strain Bb-Ger1 chromosome IV, whole genome shotgun sequence genome contains a region encoding:
- a CDS encoding hypothetical protein (encoded by transcript BESB_055310), which translates to MEDGTIWIMYNHCPEGDEYVMNEEYRKGRVGTYYIGCEAHFVHFDPAAGRQIGNEVVFADFEAYPQQRNQGFFVHGPNDGEHANCIVLGIWAAQCKTTEDVCLCTNDKCGFDTSKNRGCNAGWRGKVGATYCQNEGWLGGVNGTGWSCGTHKKNVGTLNAPVNGGQTPGKLYLVKLTSSGELIYSKEAFYFDGEQNEGTGDFFGKLARFTDPVLKTEVEDWVYGWLFSTNMGNICDYHWGCQGKMYRATDGEVVESRLWCSHCNGRSLGFDDENKNFGFSCGTDGGPGVFFNGQKVTGRGQTENINTSKDNTHRDNHPAVSHFRGDVWLILYRYIATEYDSEPADLRLLQWDTKQKKILFSKVMTETPEVSEGGNHHLEKFGDHTWLMAWSGGGRSYAAEIDAWGNYLGEIVDITDYATWGSQTGWWRWRNGDIGFVGAWDWQPSPYEEGKLIRKTPNWTPTKKLNFVRITGFYKPGDCVGKFLPMDSQCNKCCVTRERYTVELPAEGGKACPFEDGYIRESPCKNGSCPKLQPEKAEQAYTNENFGPELGIDNDMNTMSESWTKWGYGGHTWYKVHLRKPSIVSGVNLYTSKSRQQQFGLAVLFYDTSGALIGRCFIDLKKMPSGQDTEEPVDAEACKGLQMYGVKTVMLMPTQGNVWDWVFVREVHIFGQECHC; encoded by the coding sequence ATGGAAGATGGCACGATTTGGATTATGTATAACCACTGtccagaaggcgacgagtACGTGATGAATGAAGAATATCGTAAGGGCCGTGTTGGCACTTACTACATCGGCTGCGAGGCTCATTTCGTTCACTTTGACCCCGCCGCGGGTAGACAGATTGGCAATGAGGTTGTCTTTGCCGATTTCGAGGCCTatccgcagcagcggaatCAGGGGTTTTTCGTACACGGCCCTAACGATGGGGAGCACGCCAACTGTATCGTGCTCGGTATCTGGGCCGCACAATGCAAGACGACAGAAGATGTGTGCCTGTGTACGAACGACAAGTGCGGATTTGACACTAGTAAGAATAGGGGGTGTAACGCAGGTTGGCGTGGGAAAGTAGGGGCGACATACTGTCAGAATGAGGGGTGGCTTGGCGGAGTGAACGGGACAGGGTGGTCGTGCGGGACACATAAAAAGAACGTTGGCACACTGAATGCGCCTGTGAACGGAGGCCAAACTCCCGGAAAGCTGTATCTGGTGAAGCTGACGTCGAGCGGGGAGCTGATTTATTCCAAAGAAGCATTCTACTTTGACGGAGAGCAAAACGAAGGTACGGGCGACTTTTTTGGAAAACTCGCTAGATTCACTGACCCTGTTCTGAAGACCGAGGTTGAGGACTGGGTCTACGGCTGGCTCTTCTCGACGAACATGGGCAACATATGCGACTACCACTGGGGTTGCCAGGGGAAAATGTATCGCGCCACGGACGGTGAAGTGGTAGAATCTCGGCTGTGGTGCTCGCACTGCAACGGCCGAAGTCTGGGCTTCGATGACGAAAACAAGAATTTCGGCTTCAGCTGTGGAACGGACGGTGGTCCAGGGGTCTTCTTCAACGGTCAGAAGGTTACTGGGCGCGGCCAGACCGAAAACATCAACACATCTAAAGATAACACACATCGAGACAACCACCCTGCCGTGTCACATTTCCGTGGGGACGTCTGGTTGATTTTGTATAGGTACATTGCAACCGAGTACGACAGTGAGCCTGCAGACCTCAGACTGCTTCAGTGGGACACGAAACAGAAGAAGATTCTTTTTTCTAAGGTCATGACAGAGACGCCGGAAGTTTCTGAAGGAGGCAACCACCATCTCGAAAAGTTTGGAGATCACACGTGGCTCATGGCTTGGTCTGGAGGAGGCCGATCTTACGCGGCAGAAATTGACGCGTGGGGAAATTACTTGGGCGAAATCGTGGACATCACCGACTACGCCACGTGGGGATCTCAGACAGGCTGGTGGAGGTGGAGGAACGGAGATATCGGCTTTGTGGGGGCGTGGGATTGGCAGCCCAGTCCGTATGAAGAAGGGAAGCTGATTCGAAAAACACCAAACTGGACACCCACCAAAAAACTGAACTTCGTACGCATCACCGGTTTCTATAAGCCAGGAGACTGCGTTGGAAAGTTTTTGCCTATGGATTCACAGTGTAACAAATGCTGTGTGACGAGGGAGAGATATACCGTAGAGCTACCGGCAGAGGGGGGCAAGGCCTGCCCGTTTGAAGATGGATACATCCGAGAGAGTCCTTGCAAGAATGGAAGCTGTCCGAAACTGCAACCCGAAAAGGCGGAGCAAGCATACACTAACGAGAACTTCGGCCCCGAGCTCGGTATCGACAACGACATGAACACGATGTCGGAGTCATGGACAAAGTGGGGTTACGGTGGGCACACCTGGTACAAGGTGCATCTACGGAAACCTAGTATTGTGTCCGGCGTTAACTTGTACACAAGCAAATCACGCCAGCAACAATTTGGGCTCGCAGTGCTTTTTTACGACACATCAGGAGCGCTAATTGGCCGTTGCTTCATTGATCTGAAGAAAATGCCCTCGGGGCAAGACACTGAAGAACCCGTGGACGCAGAAGCTTGCAAGGGTTTACAGATGTACGGCGTGAAGACGGTGATGCTTATGCCGACACAAGGTAACGTTTGGGATTGGGTATTTGTTCGTGAAGTACACATATTTGGTCAAGAATGCCATTGCTAG